The following DNA comes from Epinephelus lanceolatus isolate andai-2023 chromosome 1, ASM4190304v1, whole genome shotgun sequence.
CATTAAATCAACTCTGCCCTGGAAtacaaacagaaagagaaagtgtTGTGGGGTTGTTTTACCTTCTCTGGAATGAGGGAAGATTGGGAAAGTGGATGTTCTCCGAAAACAAGTAGCAGATCGAGAGATCCACACTGGTGATGTATAAACAGTAATAGGAGATGTAAATATTTGGGTAGATGTTTCTGGCAGCCAGACAAAGCTTTACTCCCTGACATATCGCCTGTGTTCTGCTTCATTGCATGAGCAGGAATGAGAACAGGAGGTGGGTGGGAAAGCCAGACCAAATAACCCCCAAAATCTCCTCTTGtctgaaatgaaaacacagccCAGTGACTGAGAAAGCTGCCATCTGTGCAAATTAAAAGGTGAAAGGAGAGTCGGCTGGACTGTGATGTTATAGCTGACATGCTGCTACCTCTGTCTGGACCATCCACCATAAATGGACTGATTTCTGTGCTCCTGCTGTCTGGAATATAATGGAGAAAGGCTGCTTTACTGAGCAGTAACACAGTGAACTCGGGCATTAAAAGAACAGCTTATCAAAGACAGCAACAAAACCAGCTGTGGCGTGGTTTACGACAACATTTACAAGacctttaaatgaaaaatatttttccactgaaaaataatacatcattCTTTAAAGAATTTAACTGAAATGTCTCCCTTTTCTTTGCACTCAGGCAGCCGTGAGGCAGCGTTCGTCTACGCCATCTCTTCAGCAGGAGTGGTGTATGCCATTACCAGGGCCTGCAGTCAGGGGGAGCTAAAGATCTGCAACTGTGACGGCCAAAAGCGAGGGCGAGCGAGTGACGACAGGGGCAGTTTCGACTGGGGAGGATGCAGTGACAACATCAACTACGGCATAAAATTTGCCAAGGCCTTTGTGGATGCTCGAGAGAGGATGGTTAAAGACGCTCGTGCTCTGATGAACCTGCACAACAACCGGTGTGGTCGGATGGTGAGCAGCAGCTTTATTCGGCAGATGGAGTTACAGTATCTAACTGCAGTATATACAGGATGTATACAAGGAGTTACAGCTCTTTGTACCCATGATAGGTGGTTAAAGGCCCTGGAAGAAGCAAGACATTGTCCATGAGTTTTGTATCAATGTGATAAAAcagcatttatttgtttgtttgttttttattttactgggCTAGGCAAAAATACCATTCCCGACAGGTTATTTATCTATATCTCAAGTAGGGCTGTAACTAACAATCATTTATGTAAACAATTAATCTAcacattattttatgtattcaaccccagaaaacaatgaaaaatacCATTTCTCGCaatatatttaaatgtcttGCTCTGTCTGACTAAGTGCACCTCATTGGGATGTCATCTGTCCATTAAATGGACATCATCTGTGGTTTTAAGCCTCATAGATATGGCACAGTAGAGGCCTGCTACACCAACTAGTGGGTTGAGAAGGCTGTTATCAGCACATTCAGTGGCCATTACCAGTTCCttaggtttcactttcactttccttagttttaggcaccaaaactacaAGTTAAGGTCTAGAAAAGATCGTGGTTGGGTGtatggtttcacatgggactcAAACCCCAGTTTCCTCGGTGAAAGCCTTATCGAGCTGAAAGGTTCATTTCTTGGCTTGATAATGGCACTCTCAACCTAACAGTAGGAATGGATGATAGTATTGGCACGTCATCCATATCAGCCGATATTGGCCAACACACTTATTCTGATTTTGCACAATGAGTGAATATTACATACTCTGAAAAGGCATTgtatttaatgtctttatttacTGGTGTgtcatcacgataagagtatgcatgcataatatgatgttaattccactgcaAAAGAGACttaatgatcactaaaattaggtagggggaaaaagtggatatattaaTATTGGCATCGGctattcaattttcaattttcaattttcaaaatctttatttcaaacatgaagacagaataaaaaacaccaacatagGACCGCACAAGGAAGTGCtaagaaacaaataaaagtatACTGTATATTGTATTCGACAAGTCTTAACATGTTCGAAAGGGAGTAGGAGGAAGTACAAAACTTATATAGTCCTACCCCCTGGACTCTGTATTATATTTTTCTTAACAATATAATAAAGAATAATTAATATTAGGTTTTTAAGATATCAAAAATATAGAAATCTATTCATAACTGAGATATAAATGCTATATCGTATGAATTATAGTATaaacatgtataaataaatagatacatAAAATGCTATTTACTATGTGCACCTATATACACCCATATACAGACACATGTTTGAACTGGATTATGTTTCGGCTTTGTTTTAGTTCCACTACCAGTCAAATGGGTTGTTCCATATTATCATACTGCCACACTAACAGtctgaaatttaaaaacattcagtttataatcatttttacatttgagaagctggagaaCCATTAAATGTCTGGGATTTTTGCTCAAATAATAACTTATAAAATTAACCAATTATCTAAATATATGCTAATTGAATGTTGACTGACTATATCAATTAATCATGTGAGTACAATCTCAATTGAATATTCAGAAAATTTACAGTCTCACAGCTTATATTAATATGAATGTCACGATGGCAGAATATTTTATCCATGTAGCCGGCCAATGATCCCATGTGTTGTTCTGTTTAAGAGAAGAAGAGTAAAATATTCTTCTGGGTTTGTGTGACGACAACACTTTCTGCAACAGGCAACAAAGTGAGATCTACTATCCTAGCATAATACATTATGAATTGGTATATTTACTTTTAGGTATAACACAGACAGGCTAGGTTGTGTCCAAAAGTCTTTGGAGGAAAATAACTTCAAGTTAACTCCAGTCATTGTGATCACATCTTCATCATGCCATGGGCAACATCATAGGCTTAACACCCTGTCACCTTTGACCTCTGCTCTAGGCAGTGAAGCGCTTTATGAAGCTGGAGTGCAAGTGTCACGGGGTCAGTGGCTCCTGTTCTCTGAGGACCTGCTGGCTCGCCATGTCGGACTTCAGGCGAACTGGAGACTACCTTCGCAAGAAGTACAACACAGCCATCGAGGTGACCATGAACCAGGACGGGACGGGCTTTATGGTGGCTGACAAGGACTTCAAGGGAAGCACCAAGAATGAGTTAGTGTATGTCGAGAACTCGCCAGATTACTGTCTCACGGACCGTGCAGCAGGTGAGTCAATGAATTAATGAAGAATTAagaattgacaagcaagagtgaaaacgttgaatttcccctcagggggattaataaagtgaataaacttaaacttaatgTCTTTTCATGGGGAAATGAGGAGCTCCTTGCAAAGAGTGAAAATTTGTACTGATACTTTTGACACTCATAGAGTGAAATAAAGACAATGGTGGCTTTAAATTTGCATGACGATAGTGCTCTTTTTCACTGTTGAATCATGCTTATTTTCAAAGGGTCAGTGCACCCCAATCACACAAACATTCTCCTGTGCACCCCTTCTGGTATGTATCTGCCCAAATTCATTTTGTTGCATGAACACGGAACAAAGACAAATATTTTTGGATTAGGAAAACCAttatatatacactgaacagacactttacagtagaaatatAAACTTGTCAGTGCTGGTGGACAAACTATGTAATGACGTCACTGTTTCTCAATTCCTTTTTGTGTTCTGCAATGTCTTGTTCCTTGAGTCTCCCACCAGAATACTGCCACCACCTCAATATATAATTGGTAATGAGCATTTGGTTTCTGGCCCTTAAAAGCAAATCTAATAGAATGGGATCTAGGGTATCTGATACACTCAGCAACAATAGGCGTTTTTGGACCAAACCATTCTGGGGACCCCCTGAGAGGAACTGCCAACCGGGGAGCTCCCCTGAGAACTACACACCTTCAAGgtcttttttttgctgtttacaTTCACACCGCCAATACGAACGCTTAAGTGACGTAAGCTAGCTAGTGGTTAGCATAGCAACTTCACTTTTGTTTTCCCCCATTGCATATATGCTTGGTAAGTCTGGACTTCACTCTCAGTCCATTtacctgtgtttttttccatctgtttgtgttgtctaactaactgttaacagcagctaacaggtttttaaaaatggcggTTGCTGGTGCTGCAATGGCTGTGCTCAACCAAGCAACGTACACTTATGTCTGAACCAATCACCATACACTTAGATCGCTCATGGTTTCTCTTGTGCAAGGAGAGTTCCTACTGTGATATAGGAGTTATTAAATTCACTCTGAATGGCATTTCTAAGAGCTACGATTGTTCCCAGTTCTTGCAGTGCGGACACAACAAAAAGGAGGGTTTTAAAAACTATGGAAAAGTTCCTCCGCTCCAAGAATGCCTCATCTGTGTTACTAACAAACAGGATGTCCCTGGTACAGACCTTGCTACGAACAGCTTTCGTTTAAAACTATTTGCATTGTGTGTGATAGAGTGGTCCCGAGTCAATCCCAAGGATCATATCCAGGATGATGTGAGCATCTTTTAATTAACGGGTGGGTATTAGCTAAAATAACATCATTACCAGATTGGACTTTTTATTAGCAGATACCAAATATTGAAAAGGTCTTGGATTGGGATCCAGGCCAAAAAAACTTAACTGGGAGATAACATGACAtaacacatgtatttttaattcaGATTTTATATCAGCGAGACATTGTCAATCTACATTCTAATTAAATgacttaaaataaaacagtgcaACACCAAATTTcccattttaaaaagacaactGAGAATGTTGTTATGACACAAGTCAAACAGGTGGTCGGTCCTGTGTCACTGTGAAAATCTAAGAGTATCAGAGACTCGTCCACTGAAGCCTTGCATTCCTTCACAGCTTAACGTTCAATGATTTGACCTTTAACATCTCCCTCAATTCCTTGTGTTTGCTTTACCTTGTTaagctctgtctctctgctccaATTCAGCATCTTAAATAGAGCTTGAAGGAGTTCACTAGCTCACTGTTAATAGGTAAGACAGCGTAGTGCGTATGAGCAGGGGACATGATGGTACCAGATTCTCTGTTGGCTTGGCTGCAGCTCGACAACTGTGGGGTAATGAAGGTGTGTACACTCAAAGCAAAGGCAGTCTTTCCTTGTTAAAAGGTGATCTTAAAAGGAGCTTATGACCCTCCTCGCCACTAATCTCCATTGTATAGGAATTCACAGCCTAAGGATACATGCAGGCTTATTTTTCAAATCCTTCCTTTGGTCAGTGTTAAACTCCACTCTCCCGAGCCTGAGGGGAATATCTCCCCTTATCCTTTTTTCTTTACTTCAGGGATGCTCTGTTATTAGACGTGGCATCTGATCTTAGGCTTAGGTTTTACACCTGAGTACATGGACACCTCCATGTTTGTCTGAGACTACTCTGTTAGCATGTCCGTAAACCAATACCCTGCCAGAGAGTGTGGGAAAAGTGatatttcactttcaaaatgttCACTGGTGCTCAGAGGGGGTCAACTGCCAACATGAGCAGTTCTACAGAATGACATCACTGGACATTTTCCAAAATGGGATTAAGTTGAGCTAATAGGCGCCTCGGAGTAACCAACTATTAAAGACGACAGACTAGCGTGACTAGAGTTACTGTTTGTGCAATAGAAAAGGTAGAAGTGAGTTCCATTttcctttaaagctgcacttatTAAGACTTCTCTTATCATTGGATCGAATGTGTGTAATGTTAAAGGGGTCAATCAGATATCCAACAATACCACTACTGTACCtaccagcagacagacaaagataGCAACTAGCCAGCAACCATTACACTACAACATACCAGCTAAAGagccaggggccagttgcacaaaacacctcaaGTTAAGATTTTCCATAAAAATGTCCTTAATGTTTCCTTtaaatgttcacttaagtatttatggttttctccttgtctcagtcttatacttaaggaatcccttgaccgttgcacaaaagaccttagcagtCAAAGcaagataaaaaagaaaaccttaaggtacctctgactctatcttaactgcaacatggcCGAGTTTATGGTGATGAGTGAAAAAAACTAACACATCCCGAGACGGGTGTTCTGCGACCACAAGAACCCCATGGATatgcttttgattttacactataGATTAGACTAAATTAATTTTTGTTGCTACTTCCTACGATAGTATTCTGTTTACTGGTATTTGGGGATtaaatttactttgtagtttgtgctttGTATAATGACATTCCTCCAGAAGTATAATCTTgtcctcctctgaccaataatgttttcttgtcttctcttcttctgccattttttcactaTCTAACCATAAGCCAATTTTGTGAGATGCTAACAGGCATTACAAGCATGAGTCCAAGCAAACCAAccatctccatggaaacttttaccGCTGTGAAATCTTTTTCAATGCACTAAATGAGTTTTTCCTTAACAAAAgaaaccttttaagggattctgtgcaactgtgcaAGTCCCTCAAAAGTCATATTTTAGGAGAAAActaaaggtgttttgtgcaaccggtcccagatatttccctcaagTGTTGGTGGGGACCAATGATAATATTAGACCCTGACTGATGGGAAGAAAGActtcaaatgaatgctaatgttgctccaaCTCTGTTGGATGTTTAAATAAGCAAATGTTTGCTAATTCCTTTGCTCAGTCAAGTTTATAATATGTCAATATTATGTTTACAACCTGCTCtcctgcccccaagtggccaaaaaaatctATCAATGCAGCTTTGAAGAAGGAAAGTGCTTGGATAAAACTTTGAGGTGACATAGGAAACATTTTGTTTCCCTGCACGACAAGTCTGAAAACTGAGACTTTTGGCTACGTGTGGGTACAGGAATTtgatgtactgtacatgtatgtCATTGTATGATCCAGCCTGTAACATTTTAAGGGCTTTAACCTACGATGGCATTGGTTAAATACAGTTTCAAGTTTTTGACTGTTCTCTGTCTTTCCAataatgctttaaaaaaaaagcaaaactttAGATTTCAAGTCTGTCAGTAAGATGTTTATTCTATTTACCAAACCCAAAATGAGTAGATTTTCTGAGAAATCGCCACTGTACTATTTATTAAAGTAACTATATGCTATCCTACAGAATTTGAATTTTAGTAACaacaaatatacatttttttattcattaaataacaaaaccGCCCTAACACAaagatttttttctaaaaattaaaaattaaacaatatCAATTATGAACATTTACTTTCAGGAGGAGCCTACCTTTCTTTCAAACTTAAAATTGTTCTATTATTTATTGTGTGCTGGTAAAGTGCAGAAAATTGCCGTGTTGAGAATTCTCTCACAAACAAACATCACGCCAGAAGAAAATCAGGATTTTCTTTCTAATGCAAATACATACATTTCTTTACAGGTTCCTTGGGCACAGCAGGCAGAGTGTGCAACAAGTCCTCCAGAGGCACAGACGGCTGCGAGGTCATGTGCTGTGGGCGGGGCTACGACACCATGCGTGTCAAACGTGTCACCAAGTGCGAGTGCAAGTTCAAGTGGTGCTGCGCTGTGGAGTGTAAAGACTGCGAGGAAGTGGTGGACGTTCACACCTGCAAGCCCCACAAGCGACCCGATTGGTTGGACATAACCTAACGAGGACACCTGACCAATCACACGTCACCACTGACTCAATAACCTGCTCGCTAATGACTGCATTTTGTTATGGGATATATAATATGGATAATACCTCTGGCTTTTGATCCTTTGACACTTCCTGAAGCAGAGACTTCACAGACCTGATGCTAAACTGGAAATTAGGCCCAGTTACTGagggtgtgctgctttgttcaGTTTTTTAAGACAAACTTTGAACCTTTGATACAAAATGGCtgaatattatattattctGTTGTAAATGCACCCTTGTTTAAAGCAGAGATCTGAGGTAACCTCTGTATTATAGTAACATTTAGCCTGAACAGAAAGCGATGaagaaagaaagatggagagatCTTTTGAGATAATGTAAAGACACTGATATTGCATCATTTAAAATGATAACGTCATTGTGTGGAACCACAACAAATCATTTAAGATACAAAAGACAGTTGCTGGTAATGATTGCAACTCTAACAAACTAACAAAGTTCCTACTATAAGATCAGACAATCACACTGTGAAGCAAAAGGAACCGCAAAACGGAGGACAAGTATGGACTGTCAATTGATGTGACCACATACTGTACCTGCTGTAAGTTCGGCAGGTTCTTGGGAGAAAAAGACACACTAAACAGGAGAaatgtttcacatttttcatacaATATCTCGCTTGTTTGACTGTCTGCAATTGGTCTAACACATTCTGGCTATGTTGCCTTATGGAGAACTTTTATCATGTCTACCTCTGGTTCTTTGTCTTCGTTTCCTCGTTTTGTTTCAGTGCTACACTGAGAGCAAGCAAATGTCCTTAGGCTATGTTCAGACAGACAACAACACTGCATAAAACACATACCCTAATTCAGTGAGGCTACCATATCAAAAAATGTAGTGTTACAGCTGCAACACAAGGCACTGTGTAGGCCGATCTAGACATGCAGGTGCACATTCAATGTAAATTACAGATACAAAGGATGATAAAATAATTTTCAATGAGATTACTTTTCCAAAGTTGTTAAACGTAAATGTCATAATGCTACAAACTGCTATGCAGTGATTTTGTGTCTGATAAACCTTCAGACTCATGGATTTGTTATTTAAAACTGCTATCATCAGTAACAACATGCCTGCACCAACGCAGCTGTTTCTGATCTGAACACTCGGTCAGTTCTTCTGCCTGCAGCCTTTGTTGCTCACCGAGATTTATCTACTTCCAGCTTGTCTTGGTCATAgttatttcttattttacaacCACCTCTCATGCCTCTAGTAAAACTGATGCTGTTCTGTAGTTAAAGTTTGCTTTTAAAGCTCGGGTAGGTAGGTAAATTTTGTCGTCACTGGGCAACAATCCCTAATAAACCTTGAgctattgtaattcaagtggactgagagaacaCTAGACCTCAGCACCTCCTCTTGACTCCGTTTCAAGCTTTAGAAAATCTGGACCATGACGGGAGACTTTGctcaatcacaggtcatttcagagagagggcgttcctattggctcTTCTACAAATGAGGATGCAAGTGCATGTCCCTTCAGacggtgaaagcctgattcaatgacGAAGAATACTGCAGACAAAGTTGCTATTctagcattggcaacaactgccaaCACTGCAAAGCGACCCAACAAAGGAAGATGaacttatcaaaaagagagtctgacaataaacaaaagaaaacacgtGTCAATATCaggaaagtgtttcagagatgtaGAGAAAATTTTGCTAATAgtcagagatggggactcgagtcattgtgacttggactcgagtcgactcgagtcgctgttttaatgacttgtgacttgacttgacaaaaaataaaagacttgagacttgactcggacttggaagttaaagactcaggacttgacttgacttgagacacgatgacttgaatgacttgagtgttattcacatcatgttttcggttagaatacaaaattaataaattaattaaaaaaataatgttgattacccggtaagagcgcaggctgagaatggcgttgtcatgattggatcactaccctgtcaatcagtcatgccctctctacgtaccttacgtgtttattggagaaacgggcgctcttatatcagataggcatcaacatgtcagcgggaggggtaACGAGAGTCATCATCTTcggctttcggaattaccattattacggcaaaagacgaacagcacagtggAAGACGtgcggcataaacatctcggacagccaggcgacaacttcaaactgttcgtca
Coding sequences within:
- the LOC117256458 gene encoding protein Wnt-2b-A; the encoded protein is MRRRNMFCLMKSRSLSDSSRAMGIRHGTKVQHHSKPISKIYFFFILLLLIFTPRVDSSWWYIGALGARVICDNIPGLVNKQRQLCQRHPDLMQSIGEGAKEWIKECQHQFRHHRWNCSTLDRDHTVFGRVMLRSSREAAFVYAISSAGVVYAITRACSQGELKICNCDGQKRGRASDDRGSFDWGGCSDNINYGIKFAKAFVDARERMVKDARALMNLHNNRCGRMAVKRFMKLECKCHGVSGSCSLRTCWLAMSDFRRTGDYLRKKYNTAIEVTMNQDGTGFMVADKDFKGSTKNELVYVENSPDYCLTDRAAGSLGTAGRVCNKSSRGTDGCEVMCCGRGYDTMRVKRVTKCECKFKWCCAVECKDCEEVVDVHTCKPHKRPDWLDIT